In a genomic window of Vigna angularis cultivar LongXiaoDou No.4 chromosome 6, ASM1680809v1, whole genome shotgun sequence:
- the LOC108319804 gene encoding F-box protein At2g32560, with amino-acid sequence MLLYFITCISFFLFLKSLLLRPLPSWATEMRLLLLLFSQELSVRTISKLFRNRFWLGFVCQIPAGMSLVRKSLTSRVENVEESHGMSVLDLPELALDCILERLPPSSLCQMVAVCRYLRERCVSDHLWERHMKQKWGSVIGPAAYREWKWHVASKRNVGGLKHGRQRGLMRFWSLRWPLQWMRPKVDENNSLKQRTSLPVDSIMNWYLAIESGNFCFPAQVYNRENGHVGFMLSCYDATISYDPRTDTFQARYPPHGRRADAKECGIPWERLRAPPIDASPHDLHVSDCLTDLYPGDHIEIQWRRNKEFPYGWWYGVVGHLESCNGSENYCRCHKSDTVVLEFNHYTPGSRWRQTTVSRKDHREEGNEADGFYGGIRKIKSEAEIAIWKRLWPSEVLD; translated from the exons ATGCTACTTTACTTCATCACTTGCATCTCCTTCTTCTTGTTTTTAAAGTCCCTCCTTCTCAGACCTCTCCCATCATGGGCAACTGAGATGCGGTTGCTACTCCTTTTGTTTTCTCAAGAGTTGTCTGTGAGAACAATCTCCAAGCTGTTCAGAAACCGCTTCTGGCTTGGATTTGTTTGTCAAATACCTGCAGGAATGTCTCTGGTGAGGAAGAGCCTGACTTCAAGAGTAGAGAATGTTGAGGAAAGCCATGGCATGTCAGTTTTGGATTTGCCTGAGTTGGCCTTGGATTGCATTCTTGAAAGGCTACCTCCTTCTTCACTGTGCCAAATGGTTGCCGTTTGCCGCTATTTGAGGGAGAGATGTGTGAGTGATCACCTTTGGGAGAGGCACATGAAGCAGAAGTGGGGTAGTGTTATTGGTCCTGCTGCTTACAGGGAGTGGAAGTGGCATGTTGCTTCCAAAAGGAATGTTGGGGGTCTTAAACATGGCAGGCAAAGGGGCTTGATGAGATTTTGGTCTCTTCGTTGGCCTTTGCAATGGATGAGACCAAAGGTTGATGAAAATAATAGCCTCAAGCAGAGGACTTCTTTACCTGTTGACTCAATCATGAACTGGTATCTTGCTATTGAGTCGGGCAACTTTTGTTTCCCTGCTCAGGTCTATAACCGTGAG AATGGTCATGTTGGATTCATGTTATCTTGCTATGACGCTACAATTAGCTATGATCCACGAACTGATACTTTCCAAGCCAG GTATCCTCCGCATGGAAGAAGAGCAGATGCTAAAGAGTGTGGCATCCCATGGGAAAGGCTAAGAGCCCCTCCTATTGATGCTTCTCCACATGATCTTCATGTCTCCGACTGTTTAACTGATTTGTATCCGGGTGATCATATAGAGATTCAGTGGAGGAGAAACAAAGAATTTCCTTATG GTTGGTGGTATGGTGTTGTAGGCCACCTGGAGTCATGCAATGGGAGTGAAAATTATTGCCGATGTCACAAAAGTG ACACTGTGGTGCTAGAGTTTAATCATTACACTCCTGGCTCACGATGGAGGCAGACAACTGTGAGTAGGAAAGACCATAGGGAGGAGGGAAATGAGGCTGATGGATTTTATGGAGGAATAAGAAAGATTAAGAGTGAGGCTGAGATTGCCATTTGGAAACGCCTTTGGCCATCTGAAGTCTTGGATTAG
- the LOC108319768 gene encoding AT-hook motif nuclear-localized protein 24, with amino-acid sequence MLHQKPSSSTTRHHHQSRKRKVGRPVGSKNKPKPLLVIDKANTSVVKHVFIEVPESYDVIRTIVKFARHHQVSIIVLNASGTVSNVTIRNTYCHASPFTLYGPFKLISLTGTYIHNASLSSTLNKDPHCSFGISVSGIKEQCFIGGVGGKVVAQNVVMVAAVIVNKF; translated from the coding sequence aaaccatcatcttcaacaacTCGTCACCACCATCAAtcaagaaagagaaaagttgGCAGACCCGTAGGTTCTAAGAACAAGCCAAAACCACTACTTGTGATTGACAAAGCCAATACGAGTGTTGTAAAACATGTTTTCATTGAAGTTCCTGAAAGCTATGATGTGATTAGGACAATTGTTAAATTCGCTCGTCATCACCAAGTTAGCATCATAGTGCTGAATGCTTCAGGAACTGTTTCCAATGTCACTATTCGTAACACTTACTGTCATGCTTCTCCTTTCACTCTATATGGACCTTTCAAATTAATTTCCCTCACTGGTACTTACATACATAATGCTTCTTTATCATCAACCCTTAACAAGGACCCTCATTGTTCTTTCGGCATTTCTGTTTCTGGAATCAAAGAACAATGCTTCATCGGAGGAGTTGGAGGAAAAGTTGTTGCACAGAATGTAGTTATGGTGGCAGCTGTTATTGTGAACaaattttaa